The DNA sequence ctttttacttttccagcgaaactatcagatttatcacaaaatgtcttcggatcattttttgtagacaattttatttcctacaaattatctccaataaagttttttcgaattccgcataattttcaagttaatttcattttaacgtCAAgatcttaaaatcgatcaggactttttttgtagcgAGTTAAATTTCTTACGAAAATGAATCCTGGGCTTATAAGTACAATGAGTCATTGCCgaagtataaaatttcatacttaaaatattttttcccatgttatttaaatggggaATAGCAAATCGTGATGACCCacatgttaatattaatattaaaagctaATTTTAACAGGCATCTTATTTTACCTTCTGCAAGTATAGAAGTTGAAAgtgcattgaaaaaaaagttgcctTAAAGTGACCgctagtaaatatataaattaaaaaattttttcaaaattcttacatttaaatataacagTAGTACGTTGTACTTTTCGACAAAAGCATCTGAACCATAAGCTTATTtttctaaacatttttttagtataaaaggtaaattttttacactctGTATCAACACCCACTAAATTATcaatcattataattaaaataatttcaagtatCACAATTActcacaaataataataattaaatcttgaattttaaagttacttttaaataatttaatcattgtaGATTTTCAATGTTAAATATCGTACGTTATCAATATGCTAAGACTATAAATACACTGAATCTCGTCGGTTAGTTTTAGCTAGTGCTTTATCAGAGAGAGGACAAGTAAGAGGGAGGGATGAAGCTACAGATAAGCGCGTCTGTCAAGAGGATGagttaagtaaaataaaagacaaaCGTGGACAATACTGAGTGACAATCATTGATAATCCCACGAATAAACCATTGTCTCGAGTGCATATGATATTCATAGATACAGATTAATCATTGCGCATAgtcacttattatttttttttgtttttttttaaattattttcaaactaattatcattatcatcagaTTGCGCTATATTATgctattataatatataaatctatcaTACAATTTATAACTCTTTCTTTCCGTGTccataatttataaagattagttatacataaattataatgaaaagaataataaaaaaattcaaataataacaataagacTAATAGTATTATACgacacatttatataaaagaagaatattttttaaatgctaaaattatttttaaaatgaattttatttgtttgaattAGATTTAGCCTTATAATATTGTGCTGACGATAAAAATGTCAGggttgttaataataaaaatatgtgtgaaaaataaataattgcactTGAATATTCtagagatatatttttaagataaataataatttattttttatatttgtttcaatatatgtatattagaatgtatgtatatatatttttttgataaataataatgattttaaattttaattatgggCAAATCTGATCTCTATTATAGTTATATTGAGAGAGTGAACTTGgtgattttcaaatgaaatgtTTTGAGAGATAAAGACCCAAATcattagataaaatatttcatttgatgcgtaaagttattatttatcgaatgAAATGCTTCTCGTCCGGAAATTTCTGTTTATGAGAACGgctcattttaattttccatttgCTAATGTAAGTACAACAAGAACCGTTTCGTTTGTTCAAAtgtgtgtgaaaaaaaataatagatgtcatattttcttaaacaaaTTACATGAACATGGAATTAAATCTTTAAAAGTGTGTGAATAGTTCGaactttcgaataattcgagtTTTTCGagctatttaaattattcgtcaatcctcaaattatttgaaaatttacgaataaagaaaaattttctttcgaaCGACttaatattgtaatattttttcaaataattcaaattttttctgagATAAATAGAGCTCAGATacgaatctacaaaaaaatgaattttcgtTACTTGAACAACTAAACTctccattaattaaaaatttaatatttgatagCTGATCAGAATTTTCTTGATACGAACcgagtaattttaaaagttacaaataattttaaaactttcagataattagaaaattttgtaattattcgattttatcaatttatttaaaaattttaattttaaatcgaatAGTTATATCCGATTTGATTCGATTTGCACACTcctatcaattttaatttgaattttttataaaatcaataaaattctttttcctTTTCCGCGGTCCATCTTGTAgcaataaatacatttaattattattattattttaaatgtaacaGAGACAATATTTCTAGTTTTACAATTGCAAGTACTTATTAGgcattgtttaatttaaattgcgtAGTTGTTATAGTAATTATCTAAAAGACTTTCGTTCTATTGTACATTTAAACCTCATCAGTATCGCTTATGTACACCTGCTATAGACTGTTCCGTACTAATACTTtgctataataatatttattataaaaacttaaCACTTACACAGAAGAGGATCCAATCGTTCTTTGAAACTAGCTTTTCGTTTTAGTCTCTCATGATCACTGTCATCTGTATCAACATTAGTTTCCCATTCAGATGGTTCATACGTACGATCAGCCTCCCAATCTGACGGTGTTGTTTCTCGGATTTTTCTTTGTTCAATATTACTAAGGGTcgagttattataattactctGTAATGTATCTATTGcatttgttgtttttattaactctGGGTAcctgttaaattaataattattttagtggtaaaattatacattagtaataaattcatttgatgGTATTATAATCAAAGCCTTttatgatcaaaatttattggcataaaaaaaatttaattcaaatgtaGACATATTTGGGGTGTTAAGACTAAATATCCTGTTTGAATGTACTGCATATTgaatgcatatatatatttattttggatAGGATATTTTTAGACGAGACATTTAGTCATATATTCCCTAAAGTATTGTAGCAAAAATAACGGTTTTAAGGCCACTCATCGACAGtgcccccactttttaaaaattttcaatgactcaactgtcataagtgcatcaaaattttatcgattaatttaaaaaaaaattaaagctttaatttaaaaaaggatAATGTATAAGTAATTTCGCCGAGAtagtgaaaaagaaaattatttacaggtGATATTAATTGgaagttaaacaaaatttgttggataaatttcagtaaaatcttcatgtcaattttaaaatccgaatttttaagttttataggctaaaatttattcaacaaattttgtttaactccCAATTAATATTacctgtaagtaattttttttaaattctctatctCGGTGAAGTTTCTTttacgttgtccttttttcaaataatgctttaatttttgttaattaattaataaaattttaataccgttatgacagttgaaagttattgcatatttttaaaaagtggggggcTGTCTGATAATGCCCTTAAgtttatactgtaaaaaatcgggagtgaattagAAGgatttcgaattttatttaaatttgaattcactcATCAATCGGAGgtctaaatttttagaaaaaaatactccGAATACggagtttatttttccaacGGGTGATTTggtttctttaaaaattcgcattcactccgaaccggagtttaaattttaaaataaatccctcggagtaaattttagtccaagggaattaaataaatacacagtCGCCagcattcactccggatttaatcctcgttcactccgcaaattttttacagtggaattaacttattaaattataaaaaatttaaataaattagctaCAGCCAATAAATAGTGATTGtcaaaagttaaaatacaatatgataaaatgatttaattattattatttaaagaatatatTAAGTagatattcatatttaaattaccgtTGAAAAATGATACTCTGAACCGTAAGAGAATTAGTTCCATCATCTTTGTTATAGCTATCACGTGGAAATTGtcgtaataaaatatcacTCATAAATTCAGGACTATCCTCAAAGTCAGTTTCATTTTCCGTCTTAATAACATCACTCTTATTATCACTTCCGTGTCTGTTACCATTACCATTTAGCTTTGGGCTTTTGTGTTTACCCTGACTACGGTCACTTTCACTACTATATTTATCCTTCTTGTCATCTTCATTTTCATTCTCTCCTCCTCTGCGCTCAGCTTCACTACCGCCTGTATCATCTCCTTCATTTcctgttattaataaaatcaatattaccaaaattaatttaataaaaacatatctaaataaattaaattaataaagtgaATTGCTTTTGACTGTGGGTTGAATAAATCCCAGcagcataaataaaataaaataaaataataaaattaccaatAAATTCCCAGCTTGAGTCGACTGTCCAGGAAGTATCATTTGATATTTTAGGTTTAACTTTAGGTGGCTGAACTGGTTTAGCACGtgggtatatttttttattttctttaccaCCAAGACGATTTGAAGTGAGATTATCTACGGAAGACGATATAAGTGGTATTTTATCTTCTATTTCTTCAGATTCAGTCCAATCAATAGGATGCATTTGATGAGGATTATTACCACCCGGCATTTGAAACCAACCAGGTTCACTGTGACGATATTTACTCGTTATTCCACTGTTATTACGATTTTTTCTCCGAGGTACAAGTGGTTGAATTTGTTGTATAGCGTCAGCAGGTTCAGCATAAAATGGACTGCTCTGTTTAGATTCAGGAGTCATTGGGCTATTACTCTCAGACTTAGTGAACATCAAAgctagtttatttttaacggGAGTTATGGCAGTGACGTTTGGACTATTTAAAGAATTTGCGCTACAAACTCTCGACAGTAGATCTGGACGTTTTGGTATTCCACCAATATCTTCAGGCGAAGTTGAACCTCTTGGACTCTTTGAGCAAGACTCGGCAATTGGTTTAAAACTACTGAATTCTGGACTTGCTATTTCCATGTAACTTAATTTTTCACGTGATCGTGATGATCTGTCATTGCGCAGCAGCATTACACGATCAGTACCAGCAAATggatcttttattaaattttcactcGGCTGACTTGGACTGAGAGTATTTTCACTACGATCATGCGGCGACCAACTAGAATTAGATCTGTCAGTTGTGTTCCAAATGTCTTCGTAGTCGGAAATTTTGTCAGCCGGCGAACTGCGGCAGTAAGATTCAAGTATGTCTGATTCTTGGTAAtgctgagaatttttcctcGCTTCGCGATCACGACGTCGACGTGATTTATTTGTGCTCGATGGGGTCGTTGGCGACAAGAGATTCGGCGTTTTTCTTCCAGTTGAGACTAGTTTTGATGAAGGTGATAATAACGTTGGTGTACTGGGTGATAAAGTTGATCTGCTTGTAAAATTTGATGAgaatgatttatttgatgtTATACTTTGTGGGCTCAACATTGTCACGCTTTTATCCGATGATGTGACGACTTGTTGAAATGAATCACTAGTACCGTTACCGATTTGATTAACATTCAATGAAATAACAGTAGTTGTAGTTGTGACAGTGACGTTGCTATTTTGACACTGACTTGCTCCTGGTTTAGCCCAACGTGGCGGTGGTGTAGGTGGtgttttaatattacttatttGTATAACATCAGCACTTTCTTGGCTTTCGAATACAATATTTCGTGTAGTATCTCCTGACTGACTGTTTGGTGAATTAGCATTTGTTAAATTTGGGGAATtactacttatatttttaataaaattttgtgactcATTATTTAGTTTAGATTCGGTGGGTATAAGTACATTACTCTCGACATTATGAACAACAGGTGAACGACAACGAATACTTTGAACGAGATTTGGTGAGACTAATTTTTGACTGGGTTTTTCACATGGCAAGATAACATTTTCAATCCGCTCGTTCTTTTCATCAAGAGGTTcgttaaatctttttaaattaagagtaTTTGGCGGAGTAGGTCGTGGCAGTCTTGGCTGTTGTGATGTAACAAATGTACTAGTAGTTACGGACTTTATTGAGTGAGATGAATCTTGTGATGTGATTggaattaaattaagaattaTACTCTTGTCTCTAGATGATATTATGTTATTGTCATCGTGTGCTATTGGATCATTTCCAGTATTAAAGCTACCTAAACTTGATGCATTACTACTACTGCCACCACTTTCTGGTGGTTTTGGATTTGCCATCGGGTATCTCCAAAATTCCTGACCCAAAAGAGCAAGTGAGGAAAGCTGCTGTCTATTTTTCGCTTCACGCATTGCTCGTGGTAACGTTAATTGGACAGGTAACTCGTCGCTGcttgacaaaataaaacaaacaattttttttttcaacaatataattataagtataattttatcatttattttttattgatacactgtaaaaaatatgtgaagtGAAGGCGGAggaaatgactttttatttacttaattcccttggagtgaatttcactccggagagtttcggaaaatattaattataaaaaaattactaatatatagtgagcttaggtctttgatattttgatatttatattgagtacggAAATAATTGCGAACTCCCTTTCCATATATTTACGCGAAATTATATAtcttaatgaattatttatttaaataattatgtttctaaTTAACAACTGTTTctattaaacataaatttacttaagtATTGAGGGGATTCTACGGGTTTCCATGGCGCCGCTGAATGATCGCGAATTCTTATAAAAGACGAAATAAGACTTTCTTCAAgaatagaattttttgatatctcGCTTAGTTTtcgagaaaaattaatttcgataaaaatgcgactttttcaaaaaagtgaaaaatttcatagattttattatttttaatttttttttaatttttttttccgaaaagtACATTTAAagaggaaaattttgaaaaaaaaaaaaaaacgtctaaattagtttatttttgaagaagttacagcaatttgaaaaaaaagtcttttttcGTCAAGTTCGACAGGAATTTGCACTTATTTCGCGGCACGGCGGAAACCGTAGACTTCCTAAAAACTTTCTATTGACTCCgcatgcggagtgatttttttttaaactccgaaaCTCCGGGTGAATtaagattgaaataaaatccgtgtTCACTCcctattttttacagtgtcaATAAATTAggactaataatttttttttatactcaccAACACTGAGAATAGTGAGCTATAAGTGAGGGAATGTTGTCAAATCGATTGTCGCTAGTTTCTAAGCTCAGTTTACCCTTATTTGCTTGAATTAGATAGTGCTCAATGTACGGCCCTTTTCCTGCGGGCAATCTCACTGACAATGCCATTGTATCACTTTGACTCGACTGTCGTACcacaaaattctaaaaatatcatatattattatactcaagtctatatactttatataatttgatcgttaattaaaagtttaattaactcattaaaaataaaaataaccgatgaaaaattcattatttacaaattataaaaagattgttaaataaaaaaagtatataaaaaataaatgacgtttaaagatatttataaatcaattaataatgacAGTGTCACATTTAATAAGTATGAAACTCGTTTTTTAGCAAgacagcaaaaaaatttaagcttactaaaataaaaatagttaaaaatagcAAAACTCGTGAGTCTTTGGtcaaatgtaaaatttttaatttaatttaagtgcaAAGAGTTGATGTTTTTAAGAGAATTTCAATCACtggcaataattttaaattttaataatcaattttttgaaataacatttttataaaactataaaaaaaatttcaaaataattttttcattttataatagtattataaaaaatataaaaatgaattaatatttaatattaaatactaaccCCTTCTTCTTTGCCTTGCAAGAGATGAAAGGCGCCAGCTCTTTGTATACCCGGAAGGAACCATATCGGATGGGAACGTATGAGTCGTTCTATAAGGGTAATGTCACAAGCAACTTCACTCCCCGAATCTGAATGTGACGCTGAAGATTCTGCAGCCGATGTACCATGAGCCGAGGATTCTCCTTCTGATGAAAGCGATTCCgagctctaaaaaaaatataaatattcaaatcttgttataaaaatttttctaatcaatcaaaaaaaaaaaaaatatatatatattttttatataataaataaaataactgaccTGGACATGATGTAAGTGAGCAAGCTGATGCTGCATGAGTGGGTTCGGGGGAGGTGTGTCCGGTGAACCATCAACTTCACTAACAGTTCCATGCTGCTGGAGATATGGTTCCAGGAAGACGTCactcctaaaaaaaaatacaaaattttcattattatcattattattaaaaataattttaagttgaaATGTCTAGATGCTCATATCAGAGTAAATACTAGTCTAGTAGTCTACTAGTGTGTCTATGGGGATATAAAAGGTGTGATAAAGAAGAAGGAGATAACGATAACGAGAATGAGAGAGATAAACGATTAGAGTATGGATGGCTTCCCTGTCTTTGTACGGGGGTTGCTATGGCAATTGGAGGTTCTCAACACGTGCTCGGTATTTTCTCATTTCCTTGCTACAACTGCTGCTCCTATTCAACCACCTACGACCGGCTTTTTTTTACCCACATTATTTTCAATGGGTTTTTATAGCAGCTTTAGATTTTTCAGCTTTTGCCAATTTAACCCGGAAATGAATAGAGTTAATGTGTACTGTACGTGAATCGTagctttttatttaactcaacTCACATAAAATTACTCTCTAGTTATTGGAGCAAGAAGTACAGGAGTAGCGAAATCGAAGCCGAATAACGTCGCTTGAATTTCACAATGGGAGTCAGACCGAGACAAGATTAAGTTACCATCTCATACAGTACAATTTGCTAGACTACATGGGACATGAgttttaaacttctttatttaattatactagTACAAGAactaataaagaaaaaaaatatatataaaacagcAACTAAATTCGTTTATCATTTACCTTCTGATAGATATTTCAGCATATCGACCTCGTGTAGCTGGACTTGGTGCATTTCTCTCATGCGTTGGGCTCGCATAAAATGTCAAAACACCACCATTGATATTTGTCAAAAATGGTGGCagcattttataattttttatttatcttttattatttataactttagttttaatttattttagtagatttatttatatattttttaaaatttttttacattgtcatgagtaaaaaatttatttttaatactgtaTTGGGTGGAGTTTTAATGCTTGttaaacattattatattatcagTAGTTTAATACATCGTCTCTTCGGTTAAATGCACAAACTAAGAGAAAAACATTACGCAACGTTATCATGTTCCAAGAATAATTGAAGCGTGACAGTGAACTTAATAACAATTCTTGTTTATATCAATTAATCagttcttattattattaagtataaatgtatatattttttatcctttgatttataaaacaaattatttatataaatatggtgtaataaaaaaaatatgtatatatattatatgacaATTGCACGTATGATGACTAGTAAAATGTTTTATGCCTTAGCAACCGTCGAGGAcaacaaataaaagtaaatggtGAATCTCAGCGGCtgtaatttttcgataaacCTTTGAcacaattaatatatttatatttatactcaatattatttatatttataacattttatgaGTTAATTTAAGTCTTCGGTAAACCCACTGACACACTTGTTCACTCTCTAATGCAAAGAAATCACTATCGTATCCGTCCTATCCATATTATGCcaggataattaaaaataatttaattttttgtataaataattatcgtcttaaataataaataaattaaaaatatattattaacaatttttatattattatgtatatatattactatttttttcttttgataaatacttaaaactattatttgataagcgcgagaaaaaaaaataaataaagtaagcTAGTGCACAAGGAAGAGAACGATTCTAGACACCGGTCGACGGCGCACTGACTAGCGTCCAAGGCGTCGGTGGCGACGACGGTGACGTAGGGGGCGTCGCGACGCTCTGCACTTTTACTTgaacccacacacacacaaattATAGGATATCAATGTAACCGTGTGTTAAGCAAAACGgcatttttaatctttcatcTTTACTTTGCGTTTCGTCTGAAAAGCATCAACGATTCTGCGTCTCACAATCACCCGTCAAGGTCTGGGGTCAAAGTCTCCCGCAAACTTAACAGCTTTTATTCATCTTTATACAtgcttataataaatatatatacttttttattactcaagaTGTAAAAATTAGTAGTAGTAGACTAAATTATCAAGTGGGCAGACATGTGGCTGTTCTTGACGTTTTCATCCACTGTCGTATCCAACAAGACTGTGTactacttaaatatatatttaattgccacgtgtattttaaacacatatgatttaattaaacgtTTCCTTGacataaaatcaatttatattaactaattactttataatttttatagcttcGTTTATCAGTTTGTATTTGTCCATTTGTCCatttatacatctatatatttagACATAGACATTTATCAGttcattttaatcatttatttttttttattaaaaaattgatttaagaAAGTAATAAGCTATGATTGAAGTCTTTTCATTAAACCTGTACCCGAGGGTAATTGATATGATTTGTAGGTTCTAGTAAAGTTTCTAATAACACTTGCTCATCATCAAAGTACTGTCAAGtgcaataatcataataataaaaaaatacagacagAGTGTCAGCGGGTGTGCGGTACCGCGGGTAGAAAAATATACCCGCGAGAAACgagatgataaaattttaaaaaataatgtttttaatattataatggATGTGGCGAAAGTTTAAgatattgtatatttatatttatgtaaaagaaTACTATAAAGTGAAATGATGTTTCACCAACGGTTCTTAATACTTGTATCGCTCTCATCAGCGATTCTGCCAAGGAAAATTCTTGTCCTTTCTATATTTAGAGCTCATATTTCGTTGGTTGGCATTCTACTTATACTTTAGCGAGGGCAAACTCGTACAGCAACTGTGTACTATATagcgtacatatatatacatataagaaaAAGGGGAACAGAATGAAAATGCTTCTCGAGCCTATTTgacagtataaattttttttatcttgttcTTCAttctcattttgttttttattctcaaacttttttctttatttatttgcctTTTGcctaacaatatttatattttcttttttttacgatctacCATAGAAGTAAAAGTCAACAGTTTCATAACTCTCTGATTTTTCACATGATCAGACGTCGACAGTGGTGTCGACAACAACAACCAGGAGGATATGAACCATACTAGCAACGGGGTAGAATTTTAGTTTGACCCCTCCGCAGCATTTTCAGAGGGATACACCCCATACACTAGCTGGTGGCTGGTGGCTGGTAGCTGGCAGCCATTGTCTGGCACCCGCTTTTACCTCATCCTCTTTACTTGGTGATATTGTACAGTCTGTCAGCGGGTAAGCTTTTATCTTCTCGCAAGCGTTACCGTAATACTTTTCTTTATGCACCTTAAAAgttacacatacatatatgtataaaaaaaaaatatatttatacctaTACATTGTATAtgtgtgaataaaaaaatattttcagtgtaaaaataaatgagcaaGATAGATTGCAATGTATATGACAATCTCCTTGTGCACCTGCTCACttaaccgaaaaaaaaaaaaataaataataaaaatagctcCGAGGCAATGTTAGTAAAGCCAAGCgaatcaattcaatttttccgAGGATCATGAcccttgaatttttatatatttcattttacgCTTCCCCattctcatttttattactcgtatca is a window from the Microplitis demolitor isolate Queensland-Clemson2020A chromosome 4, iyMicDemo2.1a, whole genome shotgun sequence genome containing:
- the LOC103568290 gene encoding protein sprint isoform X4, producing MLPPFLTNINGGVLTFYASPTHERNAPSPATRGRYAEISIRRSDVFLEPYLQQHGTVSEVDGSPDTPPPNPLMQHQLAHLHHVQSSESLSSEGESSAHGTSAAESSASHSDSGSEVACDITLIERLIRSHPIWFLPGIQRAGAFHLLQGKEEGNFVVRQSSQSDTMALSVRLPAGKGPYIEHYLIQANKGKLSLETSDNRFDNIPSLIAHYSQCCDELPVQLTLPRAMREAKNRQQLSSLALLGQEFWRYPMANPKPPESGGSSSNASSLGSFNTGNDPIAHDDNNIISSRDKSIILNLIPITSQDSSHSIKSVTTSTFVTSQQPRLPRPTPPNTLNLKRFNEPLDEKNERIENVILPCEKPSQKLVSPNLVQSIRCRSPVVHNVESNVLIPTESKLNNESQNFIKNISSNSPNLTNANSPNSQSGDTTRNIVFESQESADVIQISNIKTPPTPPPRWAKPGASQCQNSNVTVTTTTTVISLNVNQIGNGTSDSFQQVVTSSDKSVTMLSPQSITSNKSFSSNFTSRSTLSPSTPTLLSPSSKLVSTGRKTPNLLSPTTPSSTNKSRRRRDREARKNSQHYQESDILESYCRSSPADKISDYEDIWNTTDRSNSSWSPHDRSENTLSPSQPSENLIKDPFAGTDRVMLLRNDRSSRSREKLSYMEIASPEFSSFKPIAESCSKSPRGSTSPEDIGGIPKRPDLLSRVCSANSLNSPNVTAITPVKNKLALMFTKSESNSPMTPESKQSSPFYAEPADAIQQIQPLVPRRKNRNNSGITSKYRHSEPGWFQMPGGNNPHQMHPIDWTESEEIEDKIPLISSSVDNLTSNRLGGKENKKIYPRAKPVQPPKVKPKISNDTSWTVDSSWEFIGNEGDDTGGSEAERRGGENENEDDKKDKYSSESDRSQGKHKSPKLNGNGNRHGSDNKSDVIKTENETDFEDSPEFMSDILLRQFPRDSYNKDDGTNSLTVQSIIFQRYPELIKTTNAIDTLQSNYNNSTLSNIEQRKIRETTPSDWEADRTYEPSEWETNVDTDDSDHERLKRKASFKERLDPLLSPPRLQALKNRDASGTGSSIRAYALLLAADKTTVFSQNIDNFIQCTMEGKEASPHVVMRNIRQFMSGMKNYLVKHGEREFEKEVEKERLKLKANEFLNLDAILEGVMMRLVVRPLREHVYKLFVEHYGATGSLNTLADSIQYAHGKHIQELGVRATIIPPSDNNLNLILKYIERLQKSDSPLDKLENLLSAISTIFNSVKHSNCDKHVTLGADDLLPLLVWVLVRGKVVDAEIEAEFMWGLLHPSLLTGEGGYYLTTLSSAVHVLKTFKTSQGTMSTTNGCGTPECCSSVLRVLVPDEIHGSLNTRTLPVRPNMNTREICRILAHKTRCTNPQDYGLYKLVQGEETLLGDQECPQELSHCLFAFKRIDAKIAWPKTTS
- the LOC103568290 gene encoding protein sprint isoform X2 — translated: MMSLLSGDCVSHNQKKRESTSSNASSYLLLLNSLANDLDCMLNELCSPADDYQRSDVFLEPYLQQHGTVSEVDGSPDTPPPNPLMQHQLAHLHHVQSSESLSSEGESSAHGTSAAESSASHSDSGSEVACDITLIERLIRSHPIWFLPGIQRAGAFHLLQGKEEGNFVVRQSSQSDTMALSVRLPAGKGPYIEHYLIQANKGKLSLETSDNRFDNIPSLIAHYSQCCDELPVQLTLPRAMREAKNRQQLSSLALLGQEFWRYPMANPKPPESGGSSSNASSLGSFNTGNDPIAHDDNNIISSRDKSIILNLIPITSQDSSHSIKSVTTSTFVTSQQPRLPRPTPPNTLNLKRFNEPLDEKNERIENVILPCEKPSQKLVSPNLVQSIRCRSPVVHNVESNVLIPTESKLNNESQNFIKNISSNSPNLTNANSPNSQSGDTTRNIVFESQESADVIQISNIKTPPTPPPRWAKPGASQCQNSNVTVTTTTTVISLNVNQIGNGTSDSFQQVVTSSDKSVTMLSPQSITSNKSFSSNFTSRSTLSPSTPTLLSPSSKLVSTGRKTPNLLSPTTPSSTNKSRRRRDREARKNSQHYQESDILESYCRSSPADKISDYEDIWNTTDRSNSSWSPHDRSENTLSPSQPSENLIKDPFAGTDRVMLLRNDRSSRSREKLSYMEIASPEFSSFKPIAESCSKSPRGSTSPEDIGGIPKRPDLLSRVCSANSLNSPNVTAITPVKNKLALMFTKSESNSPMTPESKQSSPFYAEPADAIQQIQPLVPRRKNRNNSGITSKYRHSEPGWFQMPGGNNPHQMHPIDWTESEEIEDKIPLISSSVDNLTSNRLGGKENKKIYPRAKPVQPPKVKPKISNDTSWTVDSSWEFIGNEGDDTGGSEAERRGGENENEDDKKDKYSSESDRSQGKHKSPKLNGNGNRHGSDNKSDVIKTENETDFEDSPEFMSDILLRQFPRDSYNKDDGTNSLTVQSIIFQRYPELIKTTNAIDTLQSNYNNSTLSNIEQRKIRETTPSDWEADRTYEPSEWETNVDTDDSDHERLKRKASFKERLDPLLSPPRLQALKNRDASGTGSSIRAYALLLAADKTTVFSQNIDNFIQCTMEGKEASPHVVMRNIRQFMSGMKNYLVKHGEREFEKEVEKERLKLKANEFLNLDAILEGVMMRLVVRPLREHVYKLFVEHYGATGSLNTLADSIQYAHGKHIQELGVRATIIPPSDNNLNLILKYIERLQKSDSPLDKLENLLSAISTIFNSVKHSNCDKHVTLGADDLLPLLVWVLVRGKVVDAEIEAEFMWGLLHPSLLTGEGGYYLTTLSSAVHVLKTFKTSQGTMSTTNGCGTPECCSSVLRVLVPDEIHGSLNTRTLPVRPNMNTREICRILAHKTRCTNPQDYGLYKLVQGEETLLGDQECPQELSHCLFAFKRIDAKIAWPKTTS